Within the bacterium genome, the region GACAACAATGAATTCCATAATCCTTATTTAAGTAATGGATATCGTCTTCCAACATCTGCCGAGTGGGAATATGCTGATCAATATAATGATCATAGAATTTATCCGTGGGGGGATTTTGGGCCGCTTCCTGAAATCGTCAATGCTCATCAATGGTATGGCGGAACAACTCCAGTTGGTTCGTTTCCAGATGGATCCGGCTTGCTTGGCATTATGGATATGGCAGGAAATGTTTGGGAATATTGTAATGACTGGTCATATGATTACACCACCGATTCAGTTATAGATCCAATCGGTCCAGAATTTGGCACAAGCAAAATCTACAAAGGTGGGAGTTGGCTAAACACGCAAGGGAATTATATGTATTCATGTTCTTTTAGAGTTATAGGTTCGCCAATTTCTTTTGCTGATGCGACACACGGATTTAGAATATGTAAGACGATAAGATAGAAAATTATAAGAGCAGACGAGATATCAGGGGGTCATCTTGATCCCCTTTTTCTACCTCCTCCCCCTCCCTTCAAAATCCTCACCACCCCACCAACTCCAACCACTTCACCTACCTTGCCCAACCATCATCACCACCCCTGTCCCATTGTCTTCCGACAGCACCCGGTAAAACCCACGCTCCTGGTCTACCTGGTTGCGGTGGGTGAAGGTTGTGCTGGGAGTGTAGCCGATCCTGGTGAAGCGGACCCCACCATCCAAGGCAGAGGACCATTCAATCCGATACGCAGTCGCTGTAGGCACTGGGGTCCAGCTGATCACGTAGTCTTGGCCAACCTGCTGGATGTCAAGTTCCTGTGGCGGACTGATAGGTGGATTGCCGGTGGCGATGCCGTAGACAGCAAAGTTTTGGTTGCTGGCATCAACTTGAACTATGACATCGTCAAAACCATCGCTATCATAGTCTAACACAATTGGACCGCCGTGAACAAGAAGTGAGGCCAATAGTGCTCCACTTTCGATGTCGATAATCTGACAAGTTTGCGTGTTTGGTATTCTATAGAAGTATTCTCCCGATCCCGGATTTCTCATTTGCAAACCGTAAACAATATGGTATGATGATCCACTTCCCTGTGGATAAACATATCTTATTTCATAAGGAATGGTATATCTATGAAGAGAAACAGCATCATAATAACCATTTCCAGTAGGCAATTCTTTGCATCCATCATTATTTACGTCAATTGGTTCCATAACCTTGGCTGAACAACTTAAACCACCAGGCGTGCCAAAGCTTATAAAACTTGCCTTCAGCACAATGTCTTGTGCCCAGACCAAACCGCTCCCAGCCAACAAGGTGGCCAAGGTCAACATTTTCACATTCATTTTGTGCTCCCAACCATCCTGACCACCCCTGTGCCGTTATCTTCCGACAGCACCCGGTAGTATCCCTGTGACTGGTCGGCCTGGTTCCTGTGGGTGAACGAGGTCTCCGTGGTGTATCCTATCCTGGTAAAGGATACGCCGTCGATGGCAGATGACCACTCAACACGATATGCCGTTGCCGTAGGCACCGCAGACCAGCTGATGACGTAATCCTGGCCTACCGTTTGGATGTAGAGTTCCTGGGGAGGCGAGATGGGCGGATTGCCGGTGGCTACTCCGAATACCTGAAAGGTAGTCATATCCAAGGGGATCAGGACATCATCAAGCC harbors:
- a CDS encoding SUMF1/EgtB/PvdO family nonheme iron enzyme; this translates as VENDVVMNGNVILHINQEYMIGFVGNEFLLNEVYYGVYHGQASDNHPVTGVTFYGAIEYCDWLSAITGLEPFYNGNLDNNEFHNPYLSNGYRLPTSAEWEYADQYNDHRIYPWGDFGPLPEIVNAHQWYGGTTPVGSFPDGSGLLGIMDMAGNVWEYCNDWSYDYTTDSVIDPIGPEFGTSKIYKGGSWLNTQGNYMYSCSFRVIGSPISFADATHGFRICKTIR